The following proteins are encoded in a genomic region of Bacteroidales bacterium:
- a CDS encoding DegT/DnrJ/EryC1/StrS family aminotransferase, whose protein sequence is MIPFSPPRIDQKIIDEVVDTLKSGWITTGPKTKLFEKKIVEYCNCQSAIALNSATAGLELILRWYGIKEGDEVIVPAYTYCATANVVIHCGAKLVMVDVNSEDFNISLKAIENAITDKTKVIMPVDLGGFPVDIDEINTLVRKKEIIKLFKANNENQEKLGRILILLDAAHSLGATYKGKKVGCTTDISVFSFHAVKNLTTAEGGAIALNLPEPFDNDEIYRYLCIYSLHGQNKDALSKVQKGNWRYDIIEAGYKANMTDILSSIGLVELSRYDNDTLIKRKQIFDTYNQIFKKYSWAQIPIYETKDKISSFHVYLLRIKGISESQRDEIIKRIFDLDVSVNVHFLPIPMLSFYKNLGYKISDYPIAFDNYSREISLPVYYDLNEEQIKLVINAVIQSVNEVI, encoded by the coding sequence ATGATTCCATTTTCACCACCTCGAATTGATCAGAAAATTATTGATGAAGTCGTTGATACCCTTAAGTCAGGTTGGATTACAACAGGACCTAAAACCAAATTGTTTGAGAAAAAAATAGTTGAGTACTGTAATTGTCAGTCCGCAATAGCTTTAAACTCTGCAACAGCTGGATTAGAATTAATCTTACGATGGTATGGTATTAAGGAAGGAGATGAAGTAATTGTACCTGCATATACTTATTGTGCCACAGCAAATGTTGTTATCCATTGTGGGGCCAAACTTGTTATGGTAGATGTTAATTCAGAGGATTTTAATATTTCATTGAAAGCAATAGAAAATGCTATAACTGATAAAACTAAAGTAATAATGCCCGTTGATTTGGGCGGTTTTCCTGTTGATATCGATGAAATAAATACACTGGTAAGAAAAAAAGAAATAATAAAACTATTTAAAGCAAATAATGAAAATCAAGAAAAATTGGGTAGAATTTTAATACTTTTAGATGCTGCTCATTCGTTAGGAGCTACTTATAAAGGTAAAAAAGTAGGTTGTACAACAGATATATCAGTTTTTTCTTTTCATGCAGTAAAAAATTTAACTACCGCAGAAGGAGGGGCAATTGCTTTAAATTTACCGGAGCCATTTGATAATGATGAAATTTATAGATACTTGTGTATATATTCCTTACATGGTCAGAATAAGGATGCTCTTTCTAAAGTACAAAAAGGGAATTGGAGGTATGATATTATTGAAGCGGGTTACAAGGCTAATATGACTGATATTTTATCTTCAATTGGACTGGTGGAACTTAGTCGTTATGATAATGACACATTAATTAAACGAAAACAAATATTTGATACCTATAATCAAATATTTAAGAAATATTCATGGGCTCAAATTCCAATCTATGAAACAAAAGATAAAATATCATCTTTTCATGTTTACCTTTTGAGGATTAAGGGAATTTCAGAAAGTCAAAGAGATGAAATAATTAAAAGAATATTTGACTTAGATGTATCGGTTAATGTCCATTTTCTACCTATTCCGATGTTAAGTTTTTATAAGAATTTAGGTTATAAAATATCAGATTATCCTATTGCATTTGATAATTATTCCCGTGAAATTTCTTTACCTGTTTATTATGATCTAAACGAAGAACAAATTAAATTAGTCATAAATGCTGTTATTCAATCAGTTAATGAGGTAATCTAA
- a CDS encoding sugar transferase: protein MLIRFFDIIFSLVGLILFIPFFLIISTIIIFDNYGNVFFLQKRVGKNNVDFTLYKFRTMIVNSDRKGLLTVGAKDNRITKIGYYLRKYKIDELPQLVNVLIGNMSFVGPRPEVRKYVDLYDEEQKIILTVKPGITDYASLEYSKENEILALSNNPEKTYIEEIMPNKINLNMKYINNPTTSRYFKIIFFTIKQIL from the coding sequence ATGTTAATAAGATTTTTTGATATTATTTTTAGTTTAGTGGGGCTAATATTATTTATTCCATTTTTTTTAATTATTTCTACTATAATCATATTTGACAATTATGGGAATGTTTTCTTTTTGCAAAAACGAGTAGGTAAAAATAATGTTGACTTTACATTATATAAATTCCGTACTATGATTGTTAATTCTGATAGAAAGGGATTATTAACAGTGGGGGCAAAAGATAATAGAATAACTAAAATAGGTTATTATCTTAGAAAATATAAGATTGATGAATTACCTCAATTAGTTAATGTATTAATTGGCAATATGAGTTTTGTTGGTCCAAGACCTGAGGTTAGAAAATATGTAGATTTGTATGACGAAGAACAAAAAATCATTTTAACTGTAAAACCTGGTATTACAGATTATGCCTCTCTGGAATATTCAAAAGAAAATGAGATCCTCGCTCTTTCAAATAATCCTGAAAAAACATATATTGAAGAAATAATGCCAAATAAAATAAATTTGAATATGAAATATATTAATAATCCAACAACGAGTAGATATTTTAAAATTATATTTTTCACTATTAAACAAATACTATAG